tGTTCAGGATGACAACATTAAAAGTAAGACAAGAATGGacaggtttttgttttgctttcaaaagaagaaagaagtgaATAActtcaccaaaaaaaacaaaagtgacttGAACTCAAGTGTTGTAGAACTTTGGTGCTGAATCAATACAAAATGATGAATGTGTGATTATTAGTGAGGTGATTACACAGAAAAACTAGAAGGAAGCACAAACAAGATGCCCCAGCgcgcgcacacatgcacatcccCTGATAAAAGACAAGACCTGACTGAGAATTCTTACCAAAAGGcaagggaggaaaaaaacaaacaaaaaacagctggaTACAATGGGATAATATGCAACTTTTCAAACCAAATACTGACAAAAGGTAAGTagaaaaatatcacaatgataCAAACATTTTCAGAGAAAGGTAATCATTGAGAGGTTGAGAAGAGTCGACCAAACGCTTTTCATAAAAAGGACATTGCACTGAAACCATCATCATGAGCTGAGCACTCACCGCCAACACAAATGCTtatgcaaaagaaagaaaatattttaatacgCCTGTAGGAGCAGCAGCCTTtcaacttgaaaaaaatgttggaaattatAAAGTAGTGTAGGTCGTTTTAATGCAACATCATGGCCCATAAACcaagcaataaagcaaatgaTGTTTGTTGGAGCATACAATCCCTTGATGGCATCACAGAGCGGTTGTCATGCTTCCTTTCATTGTTTCATAATGTTAATTCCTGGCCATATATCACATTCCATATTAAATTACTCATGACACAATGCTATAACGTGTAGATGTAACCTTGGAATTAATGAAGAAACATTGCTTTGGGCCGCCACAGGCAGTAAGGCATCAATGCCATGATGAGGTTCTTCACAGTCATTTTGCGTTGACCCAGTAGTGTTCCATTTAGAGCTGGCCCCTAACATTTGGAGGCTGTCTGATGAGCCACGACTGAGCACCCATCTGTAGGTTTGGAAGGCTTCCTTTTTCCTTTCAACAAAAGCTGATAACTATGGCAATGCAGTGAGTGCACCATACAAGATCATTTGGCTGTTGTTGAAATAGACCAAGCAACATTAAAGTTGTTTCAGTATTTTCCtttagaaatgtttttagtaaaaacattttattcttGACTGAAGGACTAAATTATGTGTGTTTATCCAGTTTTTGGATCAAATAGggtgaaaaaatgtattatatcgTGAAAACTGAAAGTCATTGTGATAACCAGGCCAGCCTTTAGTGTCAACCAAATGTCTACCGGCTAGCCCGTCAAGTGCTCTAGACACCCACACCAAACACTTGGAATGGAAACTCCCCCAAAAAGGTTATTGCCATGGTAGCTAATGTTGCAGCATTTGGGTTGCGTGGCTCCTCTCAAACGTAGGCACTGAGgtgaagagcagttaaaaaagaGTCGGGGAAGGTAAACACCACACAGTCTCCACTGGTTTTACACCACGTACTGTACATCCTCGTATGGAAATCAGGAGAGAATGGTGTGATTTTAACACTGTCCGGACTCGATCCGACACTATCCTATATTCCATAAAGACACTAACCTTgtgaacaaataaaaacatggcaCTCGACCCATTTACTGTAAGATACCAGACCATTTGAAACAAAAGGGATACCTTTGCCACCGTGTACAATTATAAAGAGAAAGATCAACCCTTAAGGGTGAATCTGCACCGCTTGTGTGTgcccaaaaaaagagaaaagaaaaaatgtgggCTGAAAGCTAGCCATAAGATAAAAGCACGACATGAAAAACAAGGATGTCATAACatcaaaaacatacaaatgtaTAAGACAACTATTTGTCAAAAGAATAAAACCTATAATGCTATACTTACTACTAATGGTTTAACAGTTCTAGCTGAACCCCAGTTGAAGATATGAAGCCTGTAAAACGTAAATTTTCTCATTtggcaaataataaaatgagATAAAGGGTGAGAAGGGGGGGAAATACgagagacagaaaataaatggcaCAATTCGTCTAAGCTTTGAGATTAACCTATCAAACCCAAAGAACTACTGTACTTGCAGGTGGGGCGAAAGGTTCACAATTGCAACCGTGCACCTTTGCCTTAAACAAACTATTTCTACatataacaaaaacagaaagaaataaagTCACATCTATATAATGGCACAAGCATACCAGGAGAAAAAAATAGAGAATACTATGGAGACATTTGTCCAGCGTTtgataatcaaaaaaaaaaaagaacttcatATCAAGATACTTCTGTGTCCACTTTAAAGCATATTGTGTATGAAACGACTGAAGTACTCTGGAAATATGCCATGTAAAAAATATCTCCcgatataaacaacatacacacaaggCACTTCATTCAGTAAGAAATGAGAATCACAGTCTTTTCTACTACCAGAAACTGCCTGCATAGCAACAATACGAGGACAAAatcttttcagacttttttgtgGTACCACAAAAGAAATTTCAGACAAAacgttgttgatgtttttttggttttaaaataagcACTTCACCAAATAGTAAAATTGTAAAGACCAGAGTTCATTCCTCTTAGCATTTTGTCCCCAATATTAGCAACTTAGGACACTCTGTACACTTTCTGGTGTGGTTTTTGTGAAACACAGTGCTCTTGGGCTATTtagggtttgtttttttctgatggcACTCAGAAGGCAGCCAGTCACCAGGAGATGAGAGCAGAGACGGGGTTACATGAAGGTGTCCACAGTGAGACTCCAAAGCGTCCCCTTGGGGCAGAGACAAGAGGCGCGCGTGTCGGAGGATCTGCCTGAGTCTGAGAGATGTGGCTGTAGAAATGGTCGACAGAGAGAAGGATGGAGAGCAGAGGCGCTGTGGTGTGTCCTGTTACCTGCCTCTTAGATTCTGCAGGACTCCATAAACCTCTTCTTCTTTGCTGAGTCCCTCAAAGAAAGGCAGCAGATCCAGGAGCTCTGTGTCATTCATATCATCAAACCAGGATTGGACAGGGACCTTGggagacagaaaaaacaaacaaaaaaaacacctgcagTTAGATTTTAGTTTAATACCAACTGAGACTTTATTGACAAGATAACCACAATACTCCAACATAGCAACTGAGCCCCAAAtaacttcattgtttttaaagcGACAGGATCTCAAAGTAACTTGCCAATCTGCAACCTCACTGCTAAATCCTaaacactgctcttttaagagAAGGGACTACATGAAGGTAGCAAACAATGGGAGCCTTTGACTCCTTGGCAAGGCAAATTGTATAACAGAAGTAGCTTCTGACTATGAAAATAAATTACTGATTTAGGAACTCACAGCATTTTCTGGGTGGAAAATGTAAGAGGCAGGTGAATTGTCAACAATGATGACGTTGCTGAGCTCTCGTCCCAACCGGCTCAGGTCTTTGACATAGTTCCCTCTGTGAAAAACGCAGGATTCTCTAAAAAGTCGCTCTCGAAACACGCCCCATTGGTCCAGCAGGTCTGCCACAGGGTCTGCATACTGCCCAAGCCAAACAAACAAAGCATAACATGTTACATTGCTgtcaaaaatacattaaaaaagacatgcaCATGCTCATTTAACTGCAACACAACTAAGGAAAATTCACATAATAAATTGCATGTTGTGAAAACACATCATGACACACATCTTTGTGGTCATGTACTTGAACTAGAGTGCTAAGAGAATAACTAGTTATATTCCAAAAGGAAGCAAAGCCAGTCATCCTTCACAGTTGTGTTTACCTGACAGGAAAGACGCCTCAGGAAATACTACTCTATGACACAACAAGCACTACTTACACCTAGCTTTTAACTCAGCACGACAAACATCTGATCCTACAGAAACATCAGGCCCTTGATAACATGGTTATTTCTCTGACTCATTCATTACACTTACCAATGCATTATTGGCTAAGATGCAAAAGACACAGATGGAGAGTGAAGCAGAGGATGTATGAAAATTACGACAGCAAGAGCAGATGGATATTACCGGAACAAGGAAATAGAAAATGTTGTTCTATggctttggttttgtttttaatcaaaagACATTATGAGCACAGAAAACATGTTCAGGTCTAAACACACCTTGGCGAGACTTGCTGTAAAGAGCACACATTCAAATAGCTCTCCCATCTTTTGAAGAAACTCATCCACGTGCGGCCGTTTCAGCACATACACCTGCGAGACACACCACATTTTATGCCAGtttggagaaaaacaacatgcatGGTGTAACACGAGTGTCAGACAAACACACCGCTGAAATTATTAAATATGAGAGGAGCGCAATTA
The sequence above is drawn from the Etheostoma spectabile isolate EspeVRDwgs_2016 chromosome 12, UIUC_Espe_1.0, whole genome shotgun sequence genome and encodes:
- the LOC116699020 gene encoding CTD small phosphatase-like protein isoform X2, coding for MDHMSIITQVSNPKEEEIISFNQEKASQSNSSLKKQRSRSIFSTFFCCFRNYNVDPPATNTNTSSLPPPVEENGSPPKPPAKYLLPEMIISDYGKKCVVIDLDETLVHSSFKPISNADFIVPVEIDGTVHQVYVLKRPHVDEFLQKMGELFECVLFTASLAKYADPVADLLDQWGVFRERLFRESCVFHRGNYVKDLSRLGRELSNVIIVDNSPASYIFHPENAVPVQSWFDDMNDTELLDLLPFFEGLSKEEEVYGVLQNLRGR